The Rosa rugosa chromosome 1, drRosRugo1.1, whole genome shotgun sequence genomic sequence gaacaagaaaaggtCATTCATATTTAAGTTATATCAGATACAACCAAAAACCACACAAAagagaacaaaacaaaccattaCATATGGAACACTATTGGTATGGCTCTGTGGACTTTGGTGTTTCTCAACCTCTCTATAACCTCAGAAAATGCTAAAATTAAAGCTTAAAGCTGTGCTTAGCATTAAGCCTAAAGAGTCATTCATGCTCCATTTCTCTTCACAATCGATCATAGTTTCCAAGTGTCAAACATAATATATCGTAGACTAATATATATGGAAAGCATTCATCTAATTATCTACTGAAAACTTGAACCTGGTGTGTAAATGGCAAGGTCAGGCCACCCATTGCTCCCATTCCAACAGCTCGAATCCCCACTTTGCAAACCCATATAGCTCTCTGGATTCCCACTGCTCTGGACCTCCAAACCCGGATCCGAATTCAACCCATGTCCTGATGAATCCACCACATTCTCCCCAAACTCACCCATATGCATCAGTTTCAAACCCGACCCATTTGGATTCAGACCCTCCATAAGAGACCCAAACTGATCATTAGATGTTAACAGTGAGCTGAAGCTCCCAGAAATATCCAGCATCGGATTATCTGGATCCATTTTCGGGCCGTAGAGCCGAGTCCGGTCCGGCTGCGGATCCTGGTTctgagctgctgctgctgctgctcctGCAGCTGCTGAGCTCGACAGGGTTGATGATGAGGAATTAGTAGCCGATGAAGAACGTTTCGAACCCGAAGAAGATCTCTTGGTGTTCTTTCTGCTTCCACCGCCTATTGGAATGTTTCTGAGGGAACCACCTTTGGTCCAGTACCTCTTGCAGTTCTTGCAGAAGTGGCGAGGCTGCGACAGATTGTAGTTGTTGTAGTAGCAGAACTTGGTGTTTGAAGAATCACAGCGTGGACATTTCAGCTGCTCTTGCTCTGGGAATTGGGCTTTCATGGGTTGGAACGTCGTTGGGTCTTGCATTTTTGAAGAGGCCGAGATAGAACAGCTTGTGTTTTAATTTGGAGGATTTGGTGAAGTGGGTTTGATTTGCAGAAACCTTATTAAACAGCAAAAGAGACTTGGGTACTTTTGAGAAGCTTGTTTGATCAAGTGTGAATAGTAGCAAGAACCAAAATATGGAAACTTTAGAAGCAAAAGTTGTGGGTTTTGGATTATTTGGGTGGAGAAGTGGAAATTGAATGGTGGGAAACGAAAAACCGAGCAGTTTTATAAGGATCCGATGAGATGGGGTTTTTAAGGGCCTTGACTGACTTTGAACCTTTTGAGACTGTGAAGAGGCACAAAGACAAAGCAGGAGAAGTTGAAAGATCGAGGACCAAAAACGTGAGATATTTTTCAGACCCAGATATGAACTCTCATCGAAACCAGTCACAAACACAACGCAGAACTGTAGAGTTTCAATCTCCAAGCAGTGAAGAGGCACAGAAccaaaaaaaacagagcaaaaagGTTGGATTTTTTAGGAAACTCTTGTTCTAAACTCTGAAGCAAAAACCCAACTGGGAGTTGTTCACATGGGTCTGTGGTGAGTGGAATCGAAGAGTGAAAggtgtagaagaagaagaaacaaagaaagaatattTGGTtctgattttgtttgattttatggAGATGAATAATATCTATTTGTGTGTCCGCGTGAGAGTGACGACTTGAGCTCAAATAAGAGAGACAAGAGACACTGCTCTAGCAGACTAGCACACAGTGGCCATTCCCTTGCTATATTTTCTTCTGGAGAAGTACCCCAGCCACAACTTCCACTAATcacaaatttaattaattaattaatcacaaAAGTAATTCttttctcaaaataaaataatactAACTCTCCCAAAGATTATTATTCTTGTTCGATCTACATGTCCTCTAGCTCGTCTAGAAGGATTAACCAGAGCTTTTTGTAATGGTCAATAACTTGAATTTGTTTATTGCCGAGCAAAAGTTGACACAAGTCAACCTTCATGATTAAGTGTGTTCATTAAACCTTAAAcatatgaataaaataaaaagttggTACGATTAGGCTTAAAAAATAATGTGTAACTTTAGATAAAATTGTGTTGTATGTATAAACTATAAAGTATTCTTGTTAATGGAGCTAGTACAAGAACAATTGCCTAAAGAACAAAATTATGTACGGATGATCTTAGTAGGGAGGGAATAGACTTAGGGTCTGTTTTTCATGTAGATCATACCATTAAGTATATACGGGAGCTGAGGTAAAACCcatgaaaatataaagaaaatacCAGTATGTAGTATCCAATACTAGCTCAAAACCcataaaaggaaaatgaaaagaaaaaaaagaagaaaaaatctagGATGCAGTGCAGTAAGATGAGAAGCATCTAGTAAAGCTTGCGTGCTaacaaagcaaagaaagaatGAGTGAGGGGCATAATTGTTATTTTATCATCAAATCGTTGCCCCGTTTTCTTCCGGTGGCAGAATCTGGACCGTCCAAGTCAATACACATCCAGTTAATAttaggccatgtttgtttcccggaaagtgggtgttgggaaaggaaatactttcctttcctgcgtttggggaCAGCTAAGGAatggaaacactttcccaaagcaaaggaaaaagtggaggaatttggctccctccctccccccccctccggaaacactttcccaaaggaaaggaaagagattcctttcctttccagtcaaccaaacatggccttagtTCTTCAAGAGTTATGTTAGTGTATACCATAATGGTATAGAATAATATAGATTCTTGTCCATAAATGATAtcgatggaaaaaaaaaagtgaaatagAATGATAAATTAATTGTTTACTCATAACATGTGAGATTCTAATTCATTTAGGgagaaatatcactttggtcatcgaactatgGGTCGCTCGAGACTTTGGTCATTTAACTTTTAAAAACTTCAttttggtcatcgaactatatcactgtatatcactttggtcattccGTCAGTTTTCTCTGTTAACTCCAAGGGTATTTTGGAGATGAAATGTTTTACCTGCCATTTTTATAACTTAATCCAATTTTCCCCGCCTAAACATAAAACTTCATCCAATTTTGCCAACTTTTCCCTCCTTTTATTCATGCATTCATCATCAGTAATCAAAGCATACAACAGAGAAAAATAATCGAGTCAGAGAATGATTCAAAGTGAGGATattgatttaataaatcgaGGAATTATAAAAGGAGGGAAAAGTTGGCAAAATTGGATGAAGTTTTATGTTTAGGCGGGAAAAGTTGGATTAAGTTATAAAAATGGCGAGTAAACCTTTAAATCTCAAAAATACCCTTGGAGTTAACAGAGAAAATAGACGGAATGACCAAAGTGAAATGCGATGAtatagttcgatgaccaaaaTGAAGTTTTTAAAAGTTGAATGACCAAAATGTCGAGCGAGCCATAATTCGATGACCAAAATAATATTATAATGAAATGAGCTAGTAATTGTGAGCACCAACAAATTCAAGTTTTGAATTTAATGAATCATGCACGAAACAACTACAAAAACGTATGGTAATTTCTTTACCTCCCCGAGTAATGATGGGATGCAATAGTGCCAATAACAGAAAAGAAGACGAGATTATTATATAAAATTCATCTTATATGATCTCACTCCTCTCAATTCCTCTCAGTAGGAAGTTTCTCATATATAACCACGAAAATATACTAGTCCAATAACACATGAAGAAATCAGCTAAATTTTTGCCCAAAAAATATCAGCTGAATGGTCAGACTGTCAGAGTACGCCCTCGATCTTGACATCTTTCTTCTGCTCCTCAATAGTTGATTCAATTCATATCTTGTATATCTcactttttgtttaattttttttttgttaagtgAGAATGAATTCAGTGTTTCAGGTGCATTCATACATCTAGTTTTAGTGTGTCTTGTACATTACATCTAATTCAAATTTAAATAAGATATTAATGAGTTAATGATCAAACAGGTACCGGTAAACCAAACACATATCTAGATTATAAAATTTAACTAATCTAAAATAGAAGAGTAATTATTAGTTATAACATATGTTGCATAACTATCGAATTTTTACTTAGCAAACTATATCTTGGCTCCAGGGGCGGAGCCACATATAGGCCAGCTTGGGCACTTGCCTAGATCGAGTTTTTCTTGTCTACCTTGATTTATATATGTTGGCTGAAGGAAGCTACCTAAAACATAGCAGAAAAGGGCAAAACCAGATGAATCTTGCCTTACCTAGGCTGAGTTTTTCTTGTTTGCCTTGAATCTTGCCTTACCTAAGAAACTtttctggatccgccactgcttGGCTCTTTAACTATTTTgaagagcatgtttagttttttttatcaattttagcagctgcaccataCTCCTAAATGACTCTCCCTTATAACTTTTAGATATATCGtttctaaatatagagagcgaaaTGAGACtgtctattttttttctaaatttttgagCTGCTTCAGTTTGAGAAGTGCTTAAAAATCTTTATTTGCgggtgaaaagaaaaatgaagaacatagaATTTTGGCCAAAAACCATGTGCTATATAGTCATAGTTTTGGGTGAAAAATCAGGGTTTGGAGAGggaattttttttatctcaaaatgaattaaaaagaaaaatgatgaaCATAGAATTTTGGCTAAAAACCATGtgctatatatattttttttgaaccaaaatcattcattcatctcaagccagaatgacacaGATACATACATTCCCTTGCCAATCctagggcaagtttaggacgtggtatgctagcaccactcattagacaaccagtgcgcACTTATTCAGCGAGCCTATGAAATATGAacatacatagtaaataggcacaaACAACAAAAGGTGCATAGGTCCCTAAAAAATTAGGGGATAacttagaaagaaaaatctaaCTAATTTGGAGCCCAACAGACCCAAAGGAATATCAAAACCCTAGGCCCAAAACAGTCGGCCCAACCCAGTTTCCATCCCCTCCTTGTGCACGACCGTCACCCACCCTCCATCGGAACCGCCACCGCAAGCGCACTCCTCCCTTGCCACAAGTGCACCCCGCGGCCTCGACTCGAGGAAACCATTGTCCCCACCACGATGCCATCACCGAGAAGCTGCTTGACCAGAGCATGGCAGCCAGACCCGATTCCAGCCAGATCTGATTTCAAATAGATCCGGAGCCTCTGCATCCCAGCCACCAATGAACTCGACGGTGCCATCGTCGCCGCCTGGAGAAAGACGTTCCAGTACCGCCGCAGAACTTTGGAGAACTAACGCCAACCAACCTGTTAAACACCTCAGGCCAACAATCCTAAAAGATCGAAGGGCTATAACACATCACCCATCAGGCAGCGGCTCCGCATCGACGAGCCAAGGCTGGGGCCGACCCCGAGTGCCACCGGACGAGAGAAGAATTTTCCAACCCTAGACCAAAGGAAGCAGtccgagttttttttttgttttttgtttctttatcatTCATAAATTGGGTAATTAGTAAAACCATGTGCTATTAGGGGTGGGCATTTTCAACCGAGAGTCCGAGAAACCGGCTCGATCAGGACCGAAACCGACCATTCGGGTCGGTTTTCAAAGCTGACTTCCTCGGGTCGGGCTAAACCGAACCGATTAAAGTGTCattcggttcggtctcggtttAAGTGTTTGCAGAACCGATCCGGACCGATATTTGGTACATGTTTGCATTTCTACTTGTTTAGTTTCGACAGGTTTATGCTTAGTTTCTGCATTTCTACATTTTTAGTTTGCAGTTTTGCTTAGCTTCTGCATTTCTGCATTTATACTTTACAGTTTTGCTTTCAATTATGCATTTCTGCATTTTTATGTTTACAATTTTGTTTAGTTTCTGCATTTCTGCATTTGTACTTTACTGCTTTAGTTTTCAGTTTGCAGTCTTTGAATATGCAATTCTGCAGTTTGCAGCTCCAATGAATCTTCAATTCTGCAGTTTGCAGCTCCAGTGAATCTGCAATTCTGCAGTTTGCATAGTTATGGAAAAACAGTTTTCTTGGCCTGAAAAACCGAAACACCGGACAGATTGTGTTCgggtcggtttctcattggttTCAACCTGCTCAACACACCGATCCGAACCGATCCGCCAGTGTCGGTTTCGGACTCGATTTTCAGCTTTTTCGGACCGAACCGATCCGAACCCAGCCCTATGTGCTAAATAGTCATAGTTTTGGGTGAAAAATCAGGGTTTGGAGAGGGATTTTTTTATTATCTCAAAATGAATTATAGCTGGTTTATAGTTATTgacattttcttttttggtttgacAATAAATTATTAATTAGAGTCTAAAAGTAACAAGTTAAAATaaggaaaattttcattttaccTCTCTGACCTTTATACCCTAAATCCTTGTATCCCTGCACTTACAATTTCATTGCGGTTGTATGGGGGTTTACTAGTTCAATCAGCCGATCTTGTccgatccttttttttttgcctactatcatgtaatatattttgaaattcGCGTCACTTACGATATAATTTTACATTCCACATTAGTGAATCATTATCTTACAAGGAAGCCCAATAGAGCCATATTTTCAATTTATAAAATAATTGACGGAGAAACTAATAATTGAACaaaattgattaaattggaaAGCACATAAGTACACGTGATGAAACTAGAAGTGCATGGGGCATAACTGATTTAAGGTGTAAAGGTCaagaaggtaaaatgaaattagtcCTTAAAATAATTAAAGCCTAGAGATGACACAAATATGTAAAATAATGCCATGTAACAAGGAGTATCGATACATTAATTAGATGTACTATATGCAAAGCTAGCTTAGATGTTGTGTAATTAGGCGATGGAATATATATACTTCTCAGTGCAATTATTATATATGAAGCACAACATGAATGTTTTATAGTTCAGTTGGCACTAAACTTCTCTTTCCAATTTAGTGGTACATTTTTGATTTTCATTGCATGCCATTCGCTTTTATTTGACCCTTTTTTcttcctcaatttttttttttgtttttttggtagaTACTACATTTATTCCTGATCCTTCTTTCAtttatttctgttttgtttttttttttttgggtagtaTTGTATTTATCTTCCTTTTCCTTCCTCCaattttcttgttttggttggCAGATACTACATTTATCCTTGATCATTCTTTCATGAGAAATTTTATACACACACCCTatttacttaatacacatctcttAAATTTTTTTGTCCAAAATTTTCCCCAAACTTCCTCTTATGCCCTCTTTAttttacttaatacacactcctccatccatcatcttcttccttctgCCAAATCGAACCCAAGCATGCTGCTCCTCAATCTTGTACCCTATTTCTCACAGTCTCACCTCTATGACCCATACCACCATCCTTCATGTGAAACCAAATCGAAGGAAATTGGCAAGCAAATGAAactcaacaaacaaacaatgGAGACAAAGTgagagaagatttttttttattttttatagtaATTTCCCATTCAATTAACCTCCAAGATTTTCAATTAATCAATATACCATGAGAAAGATGAATCACTAGGATGCTTGCAGACCGTAGACCACTTGGAGTCCTAAATATGTAGAGAAACTCAAAAACttaatattcaaatttgaatttgttacTTCCACCTATCAAATTCATGAAAAAAACTTGAATAGAGTATGAGAAGTTTTTTGACTGCATGGATAAATTAGTTGTGTTGTTATTGAATGTAGGATCTTGGTCGTCCTGGTCATCTCCAGTTCTAGGTCaaagtctttattttctttattttgttttcggttttttgtagttttctttttgttcatcTTTATCAAAAAG encodes the following:
- the LOC133725372 gene encoding dof zinc finger protein DOF3.1-like, translating into MQDPTTFQPMKAQFPEQEQLKCPRCDSSNTKFCYYNNYNLSQPRHFCKNCKRYWTKGGSLRNIPIGGGSRKNTKRSSSGSKRSSSATNSSSSTLSSSAAAGAAAAAAQNQDPQPDRTRLYGPKMDPDNPMLDISGSFSSLLTSNDQFGSLMEGLNPNGSGLKLMHMGEFGENVVDSSGHGLNSDPGLEVQSSGNPESYMGLQSGDSSCWNGSNGWPDLAIYTPGSSFQ